One Thalassophryne amazonica chromosome 10, fThaAma1.1, whole genome shotgun sequence genomic region harbors:
- the abhd17ab gene encoding alpha/beta hydrolase domain-containing protein 17A isoform X3, translating into MNGFSLGELCCLFCCPPFPSHIAAKLAFLPPEPTYSFLPDAEAGLTPGRTSPQLHSSESVYGSRGAGTMERKWKLHLTERAEFRYSQRELDTTEVFLTRSNRENRVACMYICCTPNARFTVLFSHGNAVDLGQMSSFYIGLGTRINCNIFSYDYSGYGVSSGRPSEKNLYADIDAAWHALCTRFGVNPQNIILYGQSIGTVPTVDLASRYACAAVVLHSPLTSGMRVAFPNTKKTYCFDAFPNIEKVARITSPVLIIHGTEDEVIDFSHGMALFERCPRAVEPLWVEGAGHNDVELCSQYLERLQQFIGQELAIHQA; encoded by the exons ATGAATGGCTTCTCTCTCGGTGAGCTCTGCTGCCTGTTCTGCTGTCCGCCCTTTCCCAGCCACATCGCAGCCAAGCTTGCCTTTCTACCCCCTGAGCCCACATACAGCTTTCTTCCAGATGCAGAAGCGGGTTTGACACCAGGGAGAACAAGCCCACAGCTACATAGTAGTGAATCAGTTTATGGAAGCAGAGGTGCTGGGACTATGGAGAGGAAGTGGAAGCTCCACCTGACTGAACGGGCAGAGTTTCGGTACTCCCAAAGAGAGTTAGATACTACAGAGGTGTTCCTCACACGCTCAAATCGAGAGAACAGAGTTGCCTGCATGTACATTTGCTGTACTCCGAATGCCAG GTTTACAGTGCTTTTCTCACATGGTAACGCAGTAGACCTGGGCCAGATGAGCAGTTTCTACATCGGCCTCGGTACTCGCATAAACTGCAACATCTTTTCCTATGACTACTCAGGCTACGGTGTCAGCAGTGGCAGGCCCTCCGAGAAAAACCTTTATGCAGACATCGATGCTGCCtggcatgcactgtgcacaag GTTTGGGGTGAACCCTCAGAATATTATCCTGTATGGACAGAGCATTGGCACAGTGCCCACTGTAGATCTGGCATCACGGTAtgcatgtgctgctgtggtccttcATTCTCCTCTAACGTCTGGCATGAGAGTGGCATTCCCAAACACAAAGAAGACTTACTGCTTTGACGCTTTCCCCAA CATTGAGAAAGTGGCCAGAATCACTTCTCCGGTGCTCATCATCCACGGCACAGAGGACGAGGTGATTGACTTCTCCCATGGCATGGCCCTGTTCGAGCGTTGCCCCAGGGCTGTGGAGCCTTTGTGGGTGGAGGGAGCGGGGCATAACGATGTTGAACTCTGCAGCCAGTATCTGGAGCGTCTGCAGCAATTCATAGGACAAGAACTGGCAATACATCAAGCCTGA
- the abhd17ab gene encoding alpha/beta hydrolase domain-containing protein 17A isoform X2, with amino-acid sequence MMNGFSLGELCCLFCCPPFPSHIAAKLAFLPPEPTYSFLPDAEAGLTPGRTSPQLHSSESVYGSRGAGTMERKWKLHLTERAEFRYSQRELDTTEVFLTRSNRENRVACMYICCTPNARFTVLFSHGNAVDLGQMSSFYIGLGTRINCNIFSYDYSGYGVSSGRPSEKNLYADIDAAWHALCTRFGVNPQNIILYGQSIGTVPTVDLASRYACAAVVLHSPLTSGMRVAFPNTKKTYCFDAFPNIEKVARITSPVLIIHGTEDEVIDFSHGMALFERCPRAVEPLWVEGAGHNDVELCSQYLERLQQFIGQELAIHQA; translated from the exons AT GATGAATGGCTTCTCTCTCGGTGAGCTCTGCTGCCTGTTCTGCTGTCCGCCCTTTCCCAGCCACATCGCAGCCAAGCTTGCCTTTCTACCCCCTGAGCCCACATACAGCTTTCTTCCAGATGCAGAAGCGGGTTTGACACCAGGGAGAACAAGCCCACAGCTACATAGTAGTGAATCAGTTTATGGAAGCAGAGGTGCTGGGACTATGGAGAGGAAGTGGAAGCTCCACCTGACTGAACGGGCAGAGTTTCGGTACTCCCAAAGAGAGTTAGATACTACAGAGGTGTTCCTCACACGCTCAAATCGAGAGAACAGAGTTGCCTGCATGTACATTTGCTGTACTCCGAATGCCAG GTTTACAGTGCTTTTCTCACATGGTAACGCAGTAGACCTGGGCCAGATGAGCAGTTTCTACATCGGCCTCGGTACTCGCATAAACTGCAACATCTTTTCCTATGACTACTCAGGCTACGGTGTCAGCAGTGGCAGGCCCTCCGAGAAAAACCTTTATGCAGACATCGATGCTGCCtggcatgcactgtgcacaag GTTTGGGGTGAACCCTCAGAATATTATCCTGTATGGACAGAGCATTGGCACAGTGCCCACTGTAGATCTGGCATCACGGTAtgcatgtgctgctgtggtccttcATTCTCCTCTAACGTCTGGCATGAGAGTGGCATTCCCAAACACAAAGAAGACTTACTGCTTTGACGCTTTCCCCAA CATTGAGAAAGTGGCCAGAATCACTTCTCCGGTGCTCATCATCCACGGCACAGAGGACGAGGTGATTGACTTCTCCCATGGCATGGCCCTGTTCGAGCGTTGCCCCAGGGCTGTGGAGCCTTTGTGGGTGGAGGGAGCGGGGCATAACGATGTTGAACTCTGCAGCCAGTATCTGGAGCGTCTGCAGCAATTCATAGGACAAGAACTGGCAATACATCAAGCCTGA
- the abhd17ab gene encoding alpha/beta hydrolase domain-containing protein 17A isoform X1, with product MHKRMNGFSLGELCCLFCCPPFPSHIAAKLAFLPPEPTYSFLPDAEAGLTPGRTSPQLHSSESVYGSRGAGTMERKWKLHLTERAEFRYSQRELDTTEVFLTRSNRENRVACMYICCTPNARFTVLFSHGNAVDLGQMSSFYIGLGTRINCNIFSYDYSGYGVSSGRPSEKNLYADIDAAWHALCTRFGVNPQNIILYGQSIGTVPTVDLASRYACAAVVLHSPLTSGMRVAFPNTKKTYCFDAFPNIEKVARITSPVLIIHGTEDEVIDFSHGMALFERCPRAVEPLWVEGAGHNDVELCSQYLERLQQFIGQELAIHQA from the exons ATGCACAA AAGGATGAATGGCTTCTCTCTCGGTGAGCTCTGCTGCCTGTTCTGCTGTCCGCCCTTTCCCAGCCACATCGCAGCCAAGCTTGCCTTTCTACCCCCTGAGCCCACATACAGCTTTCTTCCAGATGCAGAAGCGGGTTTGACACCAGGGAGAACAAGCCCACAGCTACATAGTAGTGAATCAGTTTATGGAAGCAGAGGTGCTGGGACTATGGAGAGGAAGTGGAAGCTCCACCTGACTGAACGGGCAGAGTTTCGGTACTCCCAAAGAGAGTTAGATACTACAGAGGTGTTCCTCACACGCTCAAATCGAGAGAACAGAGTTGCCTGCATGTACATTTGCTGTACTCCGAATGCCAG GTTTACAGTGCTTTTCTCACATGGTAACGCAGTAGACCTGGGCCAGATGAGCAGTTTCTACATCGGCCTCGGTACTCGCATAAACTGCAACATCTTTTCCTATGACTACTCAGGCTACGGTGTCAGCAGTGGCAGGCCCTCCGAGAAAAACCTTTATGCAGACATCGATGCTGCCtggcatgcactgtgcacaag GTTTGGGGTGAACCCTCAGAATATTATCCTGTATGGACAGAGCATTGGCACAGTGCCCACTGTAGATCTGGCATCACGGTAtgcatgtgctgctgtggtccttcATTCTCCTCTAACGTCTGGCATGAGAGTGGCATTCCCAAACACAAAGAAGACTTACTGCTTTGACGCTTTCCCCAA CATTGAGAAAGTGGCCAGAATCACTTCTCCGGTGCTCATCATCCACGGCACAGAGGACGAGGTGATTGACTTCTCCCATGGCATGGCCCTGTTCGAGCGTTGCCCCAGGGCTGTGGAGCCTTTGTGGGTGGAGGGAGCGGGGCATAACGATGTTGAACTCTGCAGCCAGTATCTGGAGCGTCTGCAGCAATTCATAGGACAAGAACTGGCAATACATCAAGCCTGA